Part of the Thermodesulfobacteriota bacterium genome, GTACAACGTCTTCAACCTGCGGCAGAGGCTTTCCTGCCTGAAAGAGGACCCCTGGAAAGACTTCTTCACCACCCGCCAGTCCATAACTGCCGGGATGAAAAAGAAGGTATGAATCCGGCCGGTAAATTCGATAATCCCGAATCGTACCGGCCGGTGCTTCTTCGTTGCCGTCAGAACATCCAGCCGTATTGCCACCCGAGCCAGAGCACCCAGTCGGTTTCGAGCTGCGGCCCGTCCAGGTCCTGATAGATCGGGAACCCGAGCTCCACGGCCAGCCTCTGTCCTTTTATCAGCTTCGGGCCCTCTGGTACGTAAAAATTCATCCCGAAGAGGAGGTCGAGCCGGTTGCCGCCCTGGTTGTCCGGATCGGCGCCGGGCATCATGGCGGGATCCAGAGCCGGGTCGGCCCCGTGTATATTCCCCCACGACTGCCAGTCCATCCTGGCCGAGATGCTCACCCAATCAAACCAGTCGTAAGCCCCCCAGGTCGTCGCGTCGAGCCTGCTGCCGAGCCTGTAGCCCCTGTCGTTCTCCCCGAGTCTTATAACCCCGCTGACCTGCGCGCCCCATGAAACGTTACCGTGCTGCCCGAGGTACGTAATCCCCGGCAGGAGGTCGAACGTCCCCGAGCCCAGTTGCATGGGGTAGGCGAGCAGGTGAGAGCCCATGGGCGTATCGTCTTTCTCGTCGATCGAGCCCGTCGGGAAGCTCATCCCCGCGCTCAGGTGTATTCGCTGGTCGTAATTGTCGAAAACCTTCACGAGCCCCGTCAGCTTGATGTCGCCGAAGCCCTCGGATTCGGTTTTAAAGCGCTCCCCCATCCTCGTCAGGTGGTTCATGGACTTTTTTATGTACGGCACCATGCCCATGATGGAGAGATAATCAGTGGCCGCATACATCAACCCGAACATGTGCATTTGCGTGTCCATTTCTATGGGCGCTACCATGTAGTCTTCGAGGACTTGCCGGCTGCTCACATTATTTGTCCCCGTTCTTATGCCGTCCATATTCATGTACATGTACCGGTAAGAAAGCATGAATCTCCCCGTGTGGTGCGTGTGGTCTCCCATTACGCCTACCGGTGCATGCCCGTCCGGCCTTGCGCTGCTCCACTTCTGCCCGTATGCGTCGATCGAAAACGCCGCCAGCATCAGGATCGGCAAAACCACGTATTTAAAAGGCATAATCCCCTTGTCGAGATAACTCTTTCGCATTTTATAATGACCTCCAATATCGAATCTTTGCGTAAGCTCGCACAGACGGACCGGGGGGATTATCTTCGGCGCCGGGGGCGCCGGCACGCAGACGGGCGTACCGGCGCA contains:
- a CDS encoding transporter; its protein translation is MRKSYLDKGIMPFKYVVLPILMLAAFSIDAYGQKWSSARPDGHAPVGVMGDHTHHTGRFMLSYRYMYMNMDGIRTGTNNVSSRQVLEDYMVAPIEMDTQMHMFGLMYAATDYLSIMGMVPYIKKSMNHLTRMGERFKTESEGFGDIKLTGLVKVFDNYDQRIHLSAGMSFPTGSIDEKDDTPMGSHLLAYPMQLGSGTFDLLPGITYLGQHGNVSWGAQVSGVIRLGENDRGYRLGSRLDATTWGAYDWFDWVSISARMDWQSWGNIHGADPALDPAMMPGADPDNQGGNRLDLLFGMNFYVPEGPKLIKGQRLAVELGFPIYQDLDGPQLETDWVLWLGWQYGWMF